The following are from one region of the Capsicum annuum cultivar UCD-10X-F1 chromosome 1, UCD10Xv1.1, whole genome shotgun sequence genome:
- the LOC107862827 gene encoding copal-8-ol diphosphate hydratase, chloroplastic-like: protein MQMKNLSEEIKHMLSSMGDGRSSVSPYDTAWVSFIQDYTNTTNINGIITSKRPLFPSCLQWIVDNQLADGSWGEELVFCIYDRLLNTLACVVALTLWNTCLPKRNKGVMFIKENLRKLETGEIENMTCGFEFVFPALLEKAQQLDIDIPYDALVLKDIYARREVKFTRIPKDVIHTIPTTMLFSLEGLRNLDWPRLLKLQMEDGSFLTCPSSTAIAFMETNDDKCFKFLKNVVEKCNGGVPGSYPTDIQARLWAIDRLQRLGISYYFVEEIKSLLDHVFRYWNKEIGFFSARNSNLCDVDNTCMAIRLLRLHGFDVSPDVLNKFKDGDQFFCLRGELNKSLTAMLNLYRCSQALFPGEKILEEAKNFSYNFLQQCLANNQSTDKWVIAKDIPGEWKKWLRSLMEENIITSQEGAELLVHTINLSAGHMTCDEILSKHTNEVCSMLNDLQKDQGTGSSKTTDIEFPMQALVKLVFTNNSGSSNQDINQTYFAVVKTFYYAAHVSEEVLNHHISKVLFQQA, encoded by the exons atgcaGATGAAGAATTTGAGTGAAGAGATCAAACATATGTTGAGTTCAATGGGAGATGGAAGGTCAAGTGTATCACCTTATGACACAGCTTGGGTTTCATTTATTCAAGATTATACTAATACTACTAATATTAATGGAATTATTACAAGTAAGAGGCCACTATTTCCATCTTGTCTTCAATGGATTGTTGACAATCAACTTGCTGATGGTTCATGGGGAGAAGAGCTTGTATTTTGCATATATGATAGGCTCTTGAACACGCTAGCATGTGTGGTTGCATTGACCTTATGGAACACTTGCCTTCCAAAAAGAAACAAAG GAGTGATGTTTATCAAAGAGAACTTAAGAAAGCTAGAGACAGGAGAAATTGAAAACATGACTTGTGGATTTGAATTCGTGTTTCCTGCACTACTTGAGAAAGCTCAACAATTGGACATTGACATTCCATATGATGCACTTGTCTTAAAGGATATTTATGCAAGGAGAGAAGTAAAGTTTACAAG AATACCTAAAGATGTCATCCATACCATTCCAACAACAATGTTGTTTTCATTAGAAGGATTAAGGAACTTGGACTGGCCAAGGCTTTTGAAGCTTCAAATGGAGGATGGCTCATTCTTAACATGTCCTTCATCTACTGCCATTGCATTTATGGAAACAAATGATGATAAGTGCTTCAAATTTCTTAAAAATGTTGTTGAAAAGTGCAATGGAGGAG TGCCAGGTAGTTACCCAACTGATATACAAGCACGTCTTTGGGCAATTGATCGATTACAACGCCTAGGAATCTCTTATTATTTTGTGGAAGAAATAAAGAGCCTTTTAGATCATGTGTTCag ATATTGGAACAAGGAGATTGGATTTTTTTCAGCAAGGAATTCAAACCTTTGTGATGTTGATAATACCTGCATGGCTATTAGGTTACTGAGGCTACATGGATTTGATGTTAGTCCAG ATGTGCTAAACAAATTCAAAGATGGTGATCAATTCTTTTGCCTAAGAGGTGAATTGAACAAGTCACTAACAGCTATGCTTAATCTCTATAGATGTTCTCAAGCTTTATTCCCAGGAGAAAAGATTCTTGAAGAGGCAAAGAATTTTTCATACAATTTCTTGCAACAATGTCTTGCAAACAATCAATCCACAGACAAATGGGTTATAGCTAAGGACATCCCTGGggag tGGAAAAAGTGGTTGAGGTCATTGATGGAGGAAAATATTATTACAAGCCAAGAAGGAGCAGAGTTGCTAGTGCACACAATTAATCTTTCGGCTGGCCATATGACATGTGATGAGATACTATCCAAGCACACCAATGAAGTATGTAGTATGCTTAATGATCTCCAAAAGGACCAG GGGACTGGAAGCTCAAAGACCACAGACATTGAATTCCCCATGCAAGCCCTTGTAAAGTTGGTGTTCACTAACAACTCAGGCAGCAGTAATCAAGACATTAATCAAACATATTTTGCAGTTGTTAAGACTTTCTATTACGCTGCACATGTTAGTGAGGAAGTACTCAATCATCACATATCCAAAGTGCTTTTTCAGCAAGCCTAG